The genomic interval GCTCGGGCGAGGCGCCGCGATATTGTCGCAATTGAGCAACATTGTTGTAGGAATGCATCACACGGTCTGCCCAATTCGGCGGCCGAACGCATTCAATGATTATTGCCGGAATGACCAGCGCAGAGACGTCGGCCCAACCCGTTGACGACCCCTCGATTGCCGAGCCGCGGCTGCGCACCTGGCGCAAGCTGCTGGCCCCGATGGCGGTCGGCATTGCGCTGTTCTCGGCGTTCCTGACCTTCATCGTCCTGACCGGCCTGACGCCGATCGCGCCGACCCGGGAAGTCGTGGTCAGCTTCCTGCTGATCAACGCCGTCACCATCCTGCTGCTGCTCGGCATCATTGCCCGCGAGGTCTGGAAGGTGGTCCAGGCCCGCCGGCGGGGGCGGGCGGCGTCACGGCTGCACATCCAGATCGTCAGCCTGTTTTCGGTGATCGCGGTGCTGCCGGCGGTGCTGGTGTCGATCGTCGCCAACGTCACGCTCGACCGCGGCCTCGACCGGCTATTCTCCGGCCCGACCCGGGCCGTGATCCAGAACTCGCTGATCGTCGCCAACGCCTATCTGCACGAGCACGGCCAGCTGATCCGCGGCGACATCCTCGGCATGGCCAACGACATCTCGCACGCCCGGGCGCTGTTCGACCTCGACCGCAAATCCTTCCGCGAATTCCTGACCAACGACGCCGCCACCCGCAACTTGCCGGGCGCGATGCTGATCGACAAGGATCGCAACATCCTGGAGGCGGCGCAGAACGGCATCCGCCGCGATTTCGACGTGCCGGCCCCGGAGTTCCTGAAGAACGTCGACGACACCGAACCGCAGATCGCGGTGTTCATCGAAGCCAATTACGTCGCCGCGGTGATCCGGCTGAAAGGCTTCGAAGACACCTTCCTGTACGTTGCGCGCTTCCTCGATCCGCACGTCGTGGCGCAGTTGCGCCAGACCCAGGCCAGCGTCGCCGAATATTCCGAGCTCGAAGCGCGCCGGCTTGGCGTCCAGGTCGCGTTCGCGCTGATGTTCACGGTGATCGCGCTCACCGTGCTGATGTCTGCGGTGCTGATCGGCCTGAACTTCGCCAATTGGCTGGTGGCACCGATCCGTCGCCTGATGGGCGCGGCGCATCTGGTCTCGACCGGCGACCTGCACGTCCAGGTGCCAGTGTCGAAGTCCGAGGGCGACCTGTCGCAGCTCGGCATGACCTTCAACAAGATGACCCAGGAGCTGCGCACCCAGCGCGACGAATTGGTCAGCGCCAGCGAACTGATCGACAGCCGGCGCCGCTTCATCGAGGCGGTGCTGTCGTCAGCGAGCGCCGGCATCATCGGCGTCGACGGCTCGCTGTCGATCGGCATCCTCAACCGCTCGGCCGAGAAGCTGATCGGTCACGCCGAGGCCGAAGCGCTCGGCCATCCGCTGTCCGAGATCATCCCCGAGCTCGACGAGATCATGGCCAATGCGCGCGAGGGATCGCAGCGCCTGGTGCAGGGCCAGATCACCATCATCCGCGACGGTCGCGAACGCATCCTCAACGTCCGCGTCACCGCCGAGCAGACCGGCCATACCAGCGACAGCTACATCATCACGCTCGACGACATCACCGAGCTGGTGTCGGCGCAGCGCACCTCGGCCTGGGGCGATGTCGCGCGCCGCATCGCGCATGAGATCAAGAATCCGCTGACGCCGATCCAGCTCTCTGCGGAGCGGATCAAGCGCAAGTTCGGCAAGGTGATCGTCGAGGACAAGAGCATCTTCGAGCAGTGCACCGACACCATCGTCCGTCAGGTCGATGACATCCGGCGCATGGTCGACGAATTCTCGCGGTTTGCCCGGATGCCGAAACCGGTGATCGAAGGCGAGGATGTCGGCGACACGGTGCGGCAGGTGGTGTTCCTGATGCGTGTCGGGCATCCCGACGTCGACATCGAAACCGAGATCAAGGACGAGCCGCTGCACGCGCGGTTCGACCGCCGCCTGATCTCGCAGGCGCTCACCAACATCATCAAGAATGCCACCGAGGCGATCGAGGCCGTGCCCGAGGAAGAACTCGGCAAGGGCAAGATCGAAGTGGTGGCGGCACGCGACGGCGACTTTGTCGTGATCGACGTGATCGATAACGGCATCGGTCTGCCCAAAGAAAGCCGTTCGCGGCTGCTCGAACCCTACGTCACCACCCGTGAGAAGGGCACCGGCCTCGGTCTTGCGATCGTCGGACGCGTGCTGGTCGACCACGGCGGCGGCATTGAACTCAACGACGCATCCCACGTTCGTCCAGGCCAGCGCGGTGCATGGATGCGCCTCCGATTCGCGATGTCCGGTCAGCCGGCATCACCTCCCGGATCGGGTGAACCAAAACAGCAGGCCGAGAACGAACCAAGGATAGCGGCTGCCAGCGGCAGCTAAAGCGACAGGCGCGACCATGGCGAATGACATTCTGATCGTCGACGATGAAGCGGACATCCGCGATCTCGTTGCCGGTATTCTCGAGGACGAAGGCTTCTCCACGCGCACCGCGCGCGACAGCGATTCGGCGCTGGCCGAGATCGCCAATCGGCGGCCCAACCTGATCTTCCTCGACATCTGGCTGCAGGGCAGCAAGCTCGACGGTCTCCAATTGCTGGAACAGATCAAGAAGGATCACACCGACGTCCCGGTGGTGATGATCTCCGGCCACGGCAACATCGAAACCGCGGTCGCGGCGATCAAGCGTGGCGCCTACGACTTTATCGAAAAGCCGTTCAAATCCGACCGGCTGATCCTCGTGGCGACCCGGGCGCTCGAAACCTCGCGGCTGAAGCGCGAGGTGCGCGAGCTGAAGCAGCTCGCGCCGTCGGCCTCGACGCTGGTCGGCCGCTCCGCCTGCATCAATCAGCTGCGCCAGACCATCGAGCGCGCCGCCAAGGCCAACAGCCGGATCCTGATCGTCGGCCCGTCCGGCGCCGGCAAGGAGCTGGCGGCGCGGACGCTGCACAATTCGTCGTCGCGCGCCGAGGGGCCATTCGTGGTGATCAACGCCGCGGCGATCACCCCGGAGAAAATGGAAATCGAGCTGTTCGGCGTCGAAGCCAACGGCGAGCATTCCCGCAAGGCCGGCGCGCTCGAAGAGGCGCACGGCGGCACGTTGTTCATCGACGAAATCGCCGACATGCCGCGCGAGACCCAGAACAAGATTTTGCGTGTCTTGGTCGAGCAGACCTTCCAACGCTGCGGCGGCACCACCAAAGTCAATGTCGACGTCCGCATCATCTCGTCGACGGCGCGTAACCTCGAAGAGGAAATCGCTGCCGGCCGTTTCCGCGAAGACCTGTATCACCGGCTGTCGGTGGTGCCGATCCGCGTCCCGCCGCTGTCCGAGCGTCGCGACGACATTCCGGAACTGATCGAATACTTCATGGAGCAGATCTCGGCGGCGACCGGCCTGCCGCGCCGGCAGATCGGCCAGGACGCGATGGCGGTGCTACAATCGCATGTCTGGCCCGGCAATGTCCGCCAGCTCCGCAACAACGTCGAGCGGCTGATGATTTTGGCCGGTGGCGGACCGGATGCGGTGATCACCGCCGACATGCTGCCGCAGGATGTCGGCTCGATGGTGCCGACGATGCCGACCGGCAATAACGGCGAGCACATCATGGGTCTGCCGCTGCGCGAGGCCCGCGAGGCGTTCGAGCGTGATTATCTGATCGCGCAGATCAGCCGGTTCTCCGGCAACATCTCGCGCACCGCCGAATTCGTCGGCATGGAACGCTCGGCGTTGCACCGCAAGCTCAAGGCGCTCGGCGTCGGCTAAGTCGTCCTTCCATTCATATCTCAGACCTGGATTCAATCGATGTCGCGCATCGCCTATGTCAACGGCCGTTATCTCGACATGCGCGATGCGAGCGTGAACATCGAAGATCGCGGCTATCAGTTCGCCGACGGCGTCTATGAGGTCTGCGAAGTGCGCGGCGGCAAGCTGGTCGACATGCCGCGGCACCTGGCGCGGCTGCAGCGCTCGCTCGGCGAATTGCGGATCAAGGAGCCGATGCCGCTCGCGGCCTTGTCCGTCGTGATGCACCAAGTGGTGCGGCGCAACCGGGTGAATCACGGCATCGTCTATCTGCAGGTTACGCGCGGCGTGGCGCGGCGCGATCACGGCTTTCCAGCTGCGTCGGTGAAGCCCGCCGTGGTGGTGACGGCGCGCAGCCTCGATCCGGCGAAGGGGCAGGCCAACGCCGCTCACGGCATCAAGGTGATCACGCTGCCGGAGAATCGCTGGCCGCGGGTCGATATCAAGTCGACGGCGCTGCTACCGAACGTGCTGGCCAAGCAGGCGGCGCGCGAGACCGGTGCCTATGAGGCGTGGTACGTCGACCGCGACGGCTATGTCACCGAAGGCTCCTCCAGCAACGCCTGGATCGTCACCAAAGAGGGCCGGGTGGTGACCCGCTCGGCCGAGGCCGGCATACTCCCCGGCGTCACCCGTGCGGTGCTGATGGATGCGTTCGAAGCGCTGCAGGTTCGGTTCGAGGAGCGGCCGTTCACGCCGGCCGAGGCCGCCGGTGCCGCCGAGGCATTCGTGACCGCGTCCAGCCAGATCGTGATGCCGGTGGTGGCGATCGACGGGCAGCCGATTGGCAACGGCACGCCGGGCGCATTGGCCAAACGTCTAAGAGAGCAGTTTCACCGATTTGCGGTGTTTTCTTAAGCTTTGCGGCGCGGGGAGCATCCACTCGGGGTTTTAGTTGCTTGCTTAAAAGCCATGCCTACCCTCTAATCGGACGTCGGCTTCCGGAGGGGGATCTCGGAGGAGTCGGCAACCGGGGTGGAGCTCCGATAGAGAGACGCGCACCGGCAAGAAAAGACAAAACCAATTGCGGGATAAAAAATGGCGGCAGACCGCGCACAAAACCTTCAAGACACTTTCCTCAACCACGTACGCAAGACAAAGACTCCCCTGACGATCTTTCTGGTCAACGGGGTGAAGTTGCAGGGTATTGTCACCTGGTTCGATAATTTTTGCCTTTTGTTGCGGCGCGACGGTCATTCGCAGCTCGTCTACAAACACGCGATCTCGACGATCATGCCGGGGGCGCCGATCCAGCTGTTCGAAAGCGGCGAGGACTCGCCAGCTTGAGGCGGGCCTGATTGGAACCCCGCAGCATTGACGAGGGCGCCGATCGTCCGCGATCGGGGCAGGGCGGAGAGACTGGACGAGTCATCGTCGTCGGTCCGTATTTGCGCACGCGCCGGGGTGATCCTGACGCGGCGGATACGGCCGTCCGCGACAACGACGCGCGGCTCGATGAAGCCGCGGGTCTTGCGCGCGCCATCGACCTCGACGTCGTCGAGGCGGTGCTCACGCCGATCAGCCAGATTCGTCCCGCGACCTATCTCGGCAAGGGCAAGGTCGAAGAGATCGTCGGGCTGATTGCCGCGCACGAAGCCGACCTCGTGGTGATGGATTGCGCGCTGTCGCCGATCCAGCAGCGCAACCTGGAGAAAGCCTGGAACGCCAAGGTGCTCGATCGCACCGGCCTGATCCTGGAAATCTTTGGGCGCCGCGCCAAGACCCGCGAAGGCACCCTCCAGGTCGAGCTGGCGCATCTCAACTATCAGCGCTCGCGCCTAGTGCGCTCGTGGACCCACCTCGAGCGCCAGCGCGGCGGCTTCGGCTTCATGGGCGGCCCTGGCGAAACCCAGATCGAGGCCGACCGCCGGTTGATCGGCGAGCGCATCACCAAACTCGAGTCCGAGCTGAAGAAGGTGCAGGCGACACGGCGGCTGCATCGCGCCGGTCGGCAGCGCGTGCCGTATCGCGTGGTCGCGCTGGTCGGCTACACCAACGCCGGCAAGTCGACGCTGTTCAACCGGCTGACGCGGGCCGACGTGCAGGCGGCCGACATGCTGTTCGCAACGCTCGACCCGACGCTCCGCGCGATCCAATTGCCGCACGGCGGCAAGGCGATGCTGTCCGACACCGTCGGCTTCATCTCCAATCTGCCGACCCAGCTCGTCGCCGCATTCCGCGCGACGCTGGAAGAGGTGCTGGAAGCCGATCTGATCCTGCATGTCCGCGACATCAGCCACGAGGATGCCGAAGCGCAGCAGCACGACGTCGACAACGTGCTGCGCCAGCTCGGCGTCGATGCGGCCAGCGGCCGGATTGTCGAAGTCTGGAATAAGATCGACCGCTTCGAGCCCGAGCAGCGGGACGAATTGAAGAACATCGCGGCGCGCCGGCCTGAGGATCATCCGTGCCTTCTGGTGTCGGCGGTGAGCGGCGAGGGCGTCGATGACCTTCTGCTGGCGATCGAGCAGCGCCTGGCGGCCACCCGCACCGTGCTCGATCTGTCGATCGATGCGGCGGACGGGGCCGGCGTGAGCTGGCTCCATCGCAACACTGAGGTGCTGGCGAAGGATCTGGTCGACGGCCGATACGCCATGACGGTGCGGGTCGAGGACAACAAGCGCGACGTCGTGGTCGACCGTTTCGGCGCGGTGCCGCGGCCGGATTGAGGGCGCGAATCGGCGCTTTGCGGAAGCGCCGATCGCGGCAATTTCGGCGCCTTTCACGAAGGCTTTTCGCGACCGTCGAAAACGCCCCGTAAGTCTTTGGAAAAACGAGCGGAAAAACCTTCGAAAACCGCGTCCGAAAGGGTGGTTCACAACACCCCGATACGCTATACGAATCCGATCAGATTCTGACCGGAATTCACCCTTGTCCGACAAAGACGACGAGAAGCCCGGGGAGCCGCTGGCGCCCTCGGATATTCGCCCCGTATCCATTCTCGACGAGATGAAGCGCAGCTATCTCGATTACGCGATGAGCGTGATCGTGGCGCGAGCGCTACCGGATGCGCGCGACGGGTTGAAGCCGGTGCATCGCCGTATCCTCTTCGGCATGTACGAGAACGGCTTCGAGTGGAACAAGCCGTATCGCAAGTCGGCACGCACCGTCGGCGACGTCATCGGTAAGTATCACCCGCACGGCGACCAGTCAGTGTACGACGCGCTGGTCCGCATGGCGCAGAACTTCTCGATGCGCGTGCCTCTGATCGATGGTCAGGGCAATTTCGGTTCGGTCGACGGCGATATGCCGGCGGCGATGCGGTACACCGAATCCCGCCTGACCAAGATCGCGCAGACGCTGCTCGATGATATCGACAAGGACACCGTCGACTTCCAGCCGAACTACGACAATTCGGAACGGGAGCCGCAGGTTCTTCCTGCCAAGTTCCCGAACCTGTTGGTCAACGGCGCCGGCGGCATCGCGGTCGGCATGGCCACCAACATCCCGCCGCACAATCTCGGCGAGGTGATCGACGCCTGTATCGCGCTGATCGACGATCCGGCGCTGTCGATCGACGATCTCAACAAGATCGTGCCGGGTCCGGACTTCCCGACCGGCGGCATCATTCTCGGCCGCGCCGGCATCCGCGCCGCCTATCAGACCGGCCGTGGCTCGATCGTGATGCGTGGCAAGGTCGAGATCGAGACCGTCCGCAAGGACCGTGAAGCGATCATCGTCACCGAGATTCCGTATCAGGTGAACAAGGCCACGATGGTCGAGCGCATCGCCGAGCTGGTGCGCGAGAAGAAGATCGAAGGCATCGGCGATCTGCGCGACGAATCCGACCGCGACGGTTTCCGCGTGGTGATCGAGTTGCGCCGCGACGCCGTACCTGAGGTCGTGCTCAACCAGCTCTACAAGTTCACGCCGCTGCAGACCAATTTCGGCGCCAACATGGTGGCGCTGGAAGGCGGCCGGCCGCAGTTGATGAACCTGAAGGATCTGCTGACGGTCTTCGTCGCATTCCGCGAACAGGTCGTCACCCGCCGCACCAAATTCCTGCTCAACAAGGCGCGCGATCGCGCCCACATCTTGGTCGGCCTCGCGATCGCGGTGGCGAATATCGACGAGATCATTCGCGTGATCCGTAATTCGCCTGATCCGAACACGGCGCGCGAGACCCTGATGTCGCGCGACTGGCCGGCCGCCGATGTCGCGGCGATGATCACGCTGATCGACGATCCGCGCCACAAGCTCAACGAGGACGGCACCGCCAGGCTGTCGTTCGAGCAGGCCAAGGCGATCCTCGATCTGCGGCTGCAGCGCCTCACCGCGCTGGGACGCGAAGAGATTTCCGAAGAGCTCGACAAGCTCGCGGTCGAAATCGCCGACTATCTGGAAATCCTGCGCTCGCGGGCGCGGGTGCAGACGATCGTCAAGACCGAGCTCGGCGAGGTCAAGGCCGAGTTCGCAACGCCGCGGCGGACTGAGATTGTCGAGCAGGAAGGCGAGGTCGAAGACGAAGACCTGATCCAGCGCGAGGACATGGTGGTGACCGTGTCGCACGCCGGCTACGTCAAGCGGGTGCCGCTGTCGACCTATCGGGCGCAGCGCCGCGGCGGCAAGGGCCGCTCCGGCATGGCCACCCGCGAGGAGGATTTCGTCTCGCGGCTGTTCGTCGCCTCGACGCACACGCCGGTGCTGTTCTTCTCGTCGCGCGGTCAGGTCTACAAGGAAAAGGTCTGGCGGTTGCCGCTGGCGCCGCCGAACGGCCGTGGCAAGGCGCTGATCAACATCCTGCCGCTGGAGCAGGGCGAGCGCATCACCACGATCATGCCGCTGCCGGAGGACGAAGCCTCGTGGAGCGAGCTCGACGTGATGTTCGCCACCACCGGGGGCAACGTCCGCCGCAACAAGCTGTCCGACTTCGTCGACGTCCGCCGCTCCGGCATCATCGCGATGAAGCTCGACGAGGGCGAGGCGATCGTCGACGTCCAGATCTGCACCGAGCGCGACGACGTGCTGCTGACCGCCGCCGGCGGCCAGTGCATCCGCTTCCCGGTGCCGGACGTGCGCGTGTTCAGCGGCCGCACCTCGATGGGCGTGCGCGGCATCGCGCTGTCGTCCGGCGACAAGGTGATCTCGCTCAGCATCCTGCGTCACTTCGAGGCGACGCCGGCCGAACGCTCGACCTATCTGAAGCAGTCCGGCGCGATCCGCCGTGCCGCGACCGGTGAGGAGAACGAGCCGATCGAGACGCCGGAAGTTGAAGCCGAGGAGGGCGATACGTCCGCGGCGCTGTCGCAGGAGCGCTATGCCGAAATGTCGGCGTCCGAGCAGTTCGTGCTGACGATCTCGGAGAACGGCTACGGCAAGCGGACCTCGTCGTTCGAGTACCGCACCACCGGGCGTGGCGGCAAAGGCATCGTGGCGATGTCGGTGAACAGCCGCAACGGCAAGCTGATAGCGTCGTTCCCGGTCGAAGACTCCGACCAGATCATGCTGGTCACCGACAACGGTCAGCTGATCCGCTGCCCGGTCGAAGGCATTCGCGTCGCCGGCCGCTCGACGCAGGGCGTGATCGTGTTCGACACCGCGGATGACGAGAAGGTCGTCTCGGTCGAGCGCATTCCGGAGACCGACGACGGCGAAAACGGCAACGGCGGCTAGGCCGGCGCTCGAGGAGAGGCGGCGTCCGTTCGCCGCCTCAGCGCCACGCTATGGCGCGCAGTCAGCAGGCTGCACGATCGCCAGAATCGAAAGACCCCCGAGGGGGCAACTCGGGGGTCTTCGGTACAGAGCGCCCTTGGAGGGAAGCGCTTTGCGGAAACTAGCGGTCGGATAACGCCAAAATCTTAATGTCGTTCCGCCGTCACCAGCCGCGCCTGACCGATCGGCGCGTGGCTGGCATTGGCGTTGCGGAGGCAGGACGGCTCGAAATTCGGCCAGGCCTGCTCCGAGCAGGCGGTGCCGAGGGGACGGATGTCGAGCCGGTCGCCCTTGGCCAGAGCCTGCGGAACGCTGGCTTCGACCTGCGGGGCAAAGCCCGGAAGAATGGTGACTGCCGCGGCAGCAAAGGCGGCGATCGCGATCACGGAAAGAGCCTTGATCATGACGGTGTCCCCTGTCGTCTCGATGGTCCGGCCGTTTCGGCCTGGAGTGCTTTGTCGCTTCCCGATGCGGCTGGTTTACCCAGCGCTGGTTTCAGAACGTCTTCATCGCCCGGCCATTCAGGTTTCATGACCGCGGGGATTTGTTTCTTGGCTTTCGGGCGCATGAAACAAACCCGTAAAAACGTGTGTGTTTTCAGGCGCCTCCCGTTACCATGCAGAAGACGCGCGAAGCCGCGATCCGGTTCGATCCGCAGCGCGAAATAAATCCGCCTGCCAGCTGCAGTTTTGAAGGAACTGGCGCCGCTTGCTCGATCCCGCGCGCCGCGCTAGACGGGCCGGATGTCACGCATCGCGCTTTATCCGGGGTCTTTCGATCCCGTTACCAACGGCCATCTCGACGTCGTCCGCCACGCCGTGGCGCTGTGCGACAAGCTCGTGGTGGCGATCGGCATTCATCCCGGCAAGAAGCCGCTGTTCACCACCGAGGAGCGCCTCGCGATGGTCGAACAGGTGTTCGGCCCGGTCGCCAAGGCGGCCGGCTGCGCGTTCGGCTGCACCACCTATGACAATCTCACCGTCACCGCGGCCGAGAAGGTGGGGGCGACCATCATGATCCGCGGCCTGCGCGACGGCACCGATCTCGACTACGAGATGCAGATCGCCGGCATGAACGAGACCATGGCGCCGGCGATCCATACCGTTTTCCTGCCGGCTTCGGTTGGTGTGCGCCCGATCACCGCCACACTGGTGCGGCAGATCGCTGCGATGGGCGGTGACGTCTCGGCCTTTGTTCCGGCCGAGGTGGCGTCCGCCCTGAAATCCAAGTTTGCCGCCGGCTCGCCGGCCTAACCGACCCGGAGTTTTCATGATCCGTCTGATCGGCCTCTTCGCGGCGCTGCTGTTTGCGCTGCCGGCGCTGGCGCAGCCGCTGCCCGCCAATCTCGACAAGCAGAACGCGCTCGTCATCGACACCACCAAGGGCCGCATCGTGATCGCGCTCCGGGCCGACATCGCGCCCAAGCACGCCGAGCGGCTGAAGCAGCTTGCCCGCGAAGGTTTCTACAACAACGTGCCGTTCCACCGCGTGATGGGTGGCTTCATGGCGCAGACCGGCGACGGTCAGAACTTCAACGGCACCGGCGGTTCGAAGTATCCGAACCTGAAGCAGGAATTCTCCAACGTGCCGTTCACCCGCGGGGTGGTCGGCATGGCCCGGCGCGGCGACAGCGTCGACAGCGCCAATTCGCAGTTCTTTATCATGTTCGCCGACGGCCCGAGCCTGAACGGCCAGTACACCGTGATCGGCAATGTCGTGTCCGGCATGGATGTCGTCGACAAGCTGAAGAAGGCTTCGCCGACCTCGCCCGGCGGCGCCGTGACCGATCCGGACAAGATGGTGAAGGTCCAGGTCGCCTCCGACGTGAAATAGGCGATCTCATTGCTGCCGCGCCGACTGACGATAGTCGCGGTAGCTTTGATCGCAGGGACGATCGGTCTCACCGTTCGCCCCGCGTCTGCGCAGAACGCGCCGATCGACAATCTCAACGCATTGTTTTCCGTGATGAAGCAATGCTGGCGTCCGCCGCGTCTGCCGGTCGGGAATCCCGGCATGCAGATCACCGTGCTGGTGAGCTTCACCCGCAGCGGCGAGATCCTCGGCAAGCCGCGGATCACCTTTGAAAGCCCGGAGGGCGGCCGGGACGACAGCCTGGCCTATCGCGTTGCGGTGATGGAGGCGTTGCAGCGATGCACGCCACTGCCATTCACGCCCTCGATGGGGGGCGCCGTCGCCGGACGCCCGTTCATGCTGCGGTTCGACGATCGCAGACAGAGTCCCAAACCAACAGAGAAGAGAGCATGGCTGATAACGACAACATCCTGATCCTCGAAACCACCCAGGGCACCGTGAAGATCGAGATGCGCCCGGATCTGGCGCCGAACCACGTCGCCCGGATCAAGGAGCTGGTGCGCGAGGGCTTCTACGACGGCATCGTGTTCCACCGCGTGATCGAAGGCTTCATGGCGCAGACCGGCTGCCCGCAGGGCACCGGCATGGGCGGCTCCGGCAAGAAGCTGAAGGCCGAGTTCAACGCCGAGCCGCACGTCCGCGGCACCGCGTCGATGGCCCGTGCCGCCAATCCGGACTCCGGCGACAGCCAGTTCTTCATCTGCTTCGACGACGCCCGCTTCCTGGACAAGCAGTACACCGTTTGGGGCAAGGTGATCGAAGGCATGGAGAACGTCGACAAGATCAAGCGCGGCGAGCCGGTCAAGGATCCGGACAAGATCGTCAAGGCCAGCATCGCGGCCGACGCTGCGGCTTGATCAGTGATACGTCGGCCGCGTTCAGGCCGGCGTAGCCATCAAG from Rhodopseudomonas palustris carries:
- a CDS encoding peptidylprolyl isomerase — translated: MADNDNILILETTQGTVKIEMRPDLAPNHVARIKELVREGFYDGIVFHRVIEGFMAQTGCPQGTGMGGSGKKLKAEFNAEPHVRGTASMARAANPDSGDSQFFICFDDARFLDKQYTVWGKVIEGMENVDKIKRGEPVKDPDKIVKASIAADAAA